From Mya arenaria isolate MELC-2E11 chromosome 1, ASM2691426v1, a single genomic window includes:
- the LOC128227646 gene encoding peroxisomal carnitine O-octanoyltransferase-like — protein sequence MKEMEERDVDAMFVSKDVKTFEFDQELPSLPVPSLQHTLDRYLDSVRPHVTDEEYRQTEFLAQQFASGVGKELQNQLLSRAANRKNWLERWWLDYAYLDFRLPLCPPLNFVGPGPYCTHYLSARPGSQIENAGLLVHLSLNFWHIIRQERLKPDLDSKGRHMTMDQFRRLFSTCRIPAPQRDHLNAYFKTESEGPTPFHIVVQCRGRIFVIKAVDDKEEPLTPLELQDQFQKIRDQCDNQPEGLGIGALTGENRTTWAQVRSHLMAIHPDNFRHLEMVQSSIMCVILDDTSPQDETEMCQLALAGDSSNRWFDKSLTYVVFKNGLAASNCDHTPMDAMCLVVCTYYVDLQVIKCKGKWQGTKEIRKMEAPKELVFTVDNVVHRAISNAKLTYNQIANNLQVKINHFTKYGKTFLRKLKLHPDTHVQMMLQYAYYKRHGKPAPTYQTGTTRRFYNARTETVRSCTPEAIEFAKAMMDPKLTVSPEAVTPTNYKDIWKYIFSVFVKL from the exons ATGAAAG aaatgGAGGAACGTGATGTTGATGCAATGTTTGTATCAAAAGATGTGAAAACATTTGAGTTTGACCAGGAACTGCCAAGTCTCCCTGTACCTTCCTTACAACATACACTGGACAGATACCTCGACTCTG tgCGTCCGCATGTGACAGATGAGGAGTACAGACAGACTGAATTCCTTGCTCAACAGTTTGCCTCAGGCGTGGGCAAGGAGCTCCAGAATCAACTGCTTTCAAGGGCTGCAAACAGGAAGAACTGG CTGGAGCGTTGGTGGCTGGACTATGCCTACCTGGATTTCCGACTACCGCTCTGTCCGCCTCTAAATTTTGTTGGGCCCGGCCCGTATTGCACCCACTACCTTTCTGCTAGGCCAGGCTCGCAGATTGAGAATGCAGGGCTTCTTGTTCACCTGAGCCTCAACTTCTGGCATATTATAAGACA AGAGCGACTAAAGCCAGACTTGGATAGTAAAGGTCGTCACATGACAATGGATCAGTTTCGGAGATTGTTCAGTACATGTAGAATTCCAGCACCGCAGAGAGATCACCTGAACGCTTATTTCAAAACAG AATCTGAGGGACCAACACCTTTTCACATTGTGGTGCAATGTCGGGGTCGGATATTTGTGATAAAGGCTGTGGATGACAAGGAGGAACCCTTGACCCCTCTGGAGCTTCAGGACCAGTTTCAGAAGATTAGGGACCAATGTGACAACCAGCCTGAGGGGCTGGGGATAGGGGCTCTCACTGGGGAAAATAGGACAACTTGGGCTCAG GTACGTAGCCACCTGATGGCAATTCATCCCGACAACTTCCGACACCTGGAGATGGTACAGAGCAGTATCATGTGTGTGATCCTGGATGATACCTCACCACAGGATGAAACAGAG atgTGTCAGTTAGCTTTGGCCGGAGATTCCAGCAATCGCTGGTTTGATAAGTCGCTCACATACGTTGTGTTCAAGAATGGATTAGCTGCTTCAAACTGTGAT CACACACCGATGGACGCTATGTGTTTGGTAGTGTGTACCTACTATGTTGACCTTCAGGTGATCAAATGCAAAGGGAAATGGCAG ggcacaaaagaaataagaaagATGGAAGCCCCAAAGGAGCTTGTTTTCACAGTGGATAACGTGGTACACCGAGCCATCAGCAATGCAAAACTCACGTACAACCAAATA GCGAACAATCTACAGGTGAAGATTAACCATTTTACCAAATATGGGAAGACATTTCTACGCAAGTTAAAGCTCCACCCGGACACCCATGTACAGATGATGTTACAGTATGCTTATTACAAACGGCATGGAAA ACCAGCCCCAACCTACCAAACTGGGACCACTCGGAGATTCTACAACGCTAGAACAGAGACAGTAAGGTCCTGTACACCAGAAGCCATAGAGTTTGCTAAGGCCATGATGGACCCCAAACTCACTGTAAGTCCCGAGGCAGTTACCCCAAcaaattataaagatatttgGAAGTATATCTTTTCTGTGTTTGTGAAATTGTGA
- the LOC128237452 gene encoding uncharacterized protein LOC128237452, with the protein MCILNGRNNAFNNFTSVSTKGMSVVDYCFVSHEKLPGFVQFNVIQVTDLINRSSIIATVASSALPDHSLLVWDILLERDVYNTSVNYSYASSYTKFDVKNVPGDFMLDVETLYHVNNTISKHETGFQTQSDIDGVYNDWCNIISHNMNSKLPSKVIKFGSNNKKRRPGKPWWSDTLTEVWNNVCIAEKAWLSCADIGIKKTLKTVYIDKRKLFDRQVQRAKRLYWFTLQTQLLDECKVDSSKFWKSVGKIGVNVTTSNVIPMEVVMPDGSISNDVNTVLDKWKHDFSSLFNTSNYLSVGSQSSVNDRNSYVTNDGNMDPCLIDGISVLEVRNALMSVNKGKACGVDNIPVEVLNNDASVSFLHVLFSICFDKGIVPSLWSKCIINPIPKSSTADKRDPLSYRGISLASSMYKLYCHVLNSRLSKWSEENNIVSDEQNGFRKRRSTTDHIMSLYNILDTRKKSRKSTICAFIDVRKAYDTIDRNILWNRLSDLGIGGKMFTALKSIYNTVSSCVRVNSLKTEWFDVDCGLRQGCILSPLLFNLFINDLSIYLKSFGVGVPVNDDRVCIIMYADDIVLLAESADEMQLLLSALGDWCSINNMHVNSTKSNIVHFRPNSVSRTTYNFVSGSSQLTAVDRYTYLGVLFHEHLDLNVTVKSVAQSASRALGLLIAKCKIVGGLPYDVFTKLYDAVVWPVVGYSAPLWGYRSYACIEAVHNRAQRYFLGVGKYTPNDGLAGEMGWKPPIVRQWKSISLYWSKIACMDDNRFNKRAALWAYSNATQLCKNWFYYVKSFLLTNDLNMYLRLDGHICARFVQAVEERVYHNFKSKWYGRLQNIIGSSGHGQNKLRLYRTFKSEYVTEQYCKIILPLAHRSAFSKFRLGVAPIHIETGRYEGLNVGSRICPFCGNNSIESELHVMLHCYVYNDLREDLYTKALMKNNIFSDMQDIDKYNYLFSSTDPTRIRTCAKTCYSILQRLRFLLS; encoded by the exons atgtgtattttaaatGGCCGAAATAACGCATTTAATAACTTTACTTCTGTATCGACTAAAGGAATGTCTGTAGttgattattgttttgtgaGCCACGAAAAGCTACCAGGTTTTGTTCAGTTTAATGTAATTCAGGTCACAGATCTCATAAACAGATCGAGTATAATTGCAACAGTCGCATCAAGTGCACTACCTGACCACTCTTTATTGGTGTGGGATATTTTACTAGAACGTGATGTTTATAACACTTCTGTAAATTACTCTTACGCATCTAGTTATAcaaaatttgatgttaaaaatgtaCCAGGTGATTTTATGCTTGATGTTGAAACATTATACCATGTTAACAATACCATTTCCAAACACGAGACGGGTTTTCAGACACAATCGGATATAGATGGGGTGTACAATGATTGGTGTAATATTATTAGCCATAATATGAATAGTAAATTGCCAAGTAAAGTTATAAAATTTGGTTCAAATAACAAGAAACGTCGTCCTGGGAAACCTTGGTGGTCTGATACTTTAACTGAGGTTTGGAATAACGTATGTATTGCAGAGAAGGCATGGCTATCTTGCGCTGATATTGGTATTAAGAAAACtcttaaaactgtttatatagATAAACGTAAACTATTTGATCGTCAAGTACAACGTGCTAAACGGTTATACTGGTTTACATTACAAACGCAATTGCTTGATGAATGTAAGGTTGACTCTTCGAAGTTTTGGAAGTCAGTTGGTAAAATAGGTGTCAACGTCACAACCAGCAATGTTATCCCAATGGAGGTTGTTATGCCAGATGGTTCTATTTCCAATGATGTAAATACTGTACTTGACAAATGGAAACATGATTTTAGCTCACTGTTTAATACTTCAAATTATTTATCTGTTGGCAGTCAAAGTAGTGTTAATGATCGAAATAGTTATGTTACTAATGATGGAAATATGGATCCTTGCCTCATTGATGGTATATCAGTCCTGGAAGTCAGAAATGCATTAATGTCTGTAAATAAAGGCAAAGCATGTGGAGTAGACAATATTCCGGTAGAGGTATTGAATAATGATGCGTCTGTTTCTTTTCTTCACGTACTGTTTAGCATTTGTTTTGACAAGGGTATTGTCCCGTCACTGTGGAGTAAGTGCATTATTAATCCTATACCTAAATCGTCCACGGCGGATAAAAGAGATCCCTTATCGTATAGGGGCATTTCCCTGGCGTCATCAATGTACAAATTGTATTGTCATGTGTTAAACAGCAGGCTAAGCAAATGGtctgaagaaaataatatagtttCTGATGAGCAGAATGGCTTCAGGAAACGTAGAAGCACGACTGATCACATTatgtctttatataatattcttGATACAAGGAAGAAGTCTCGTAAATCTACTATTTGTGCCTTTATTGATGTTAGAAAAGCATATGATACTATTGATAGAAATATTCTATGGAATAGGCTATCCGATCTAGGTATTGGTGGTAAAATGTTTACAGCTTTAAAGTCCATTTATAATACGGTTTCCTCTTGTGTCAGGGTTAATTCCCTTAAAACTGAATGGTTTGATGTAGATTGTGGCCTAAGACAGGGTTGTATTCTATCGCCtctattgtttaatttattcattaatgattTGTCAATTTACCTCAAATCGTTTGGTGTTGGTGTGCCTGTTAATGACGATAGAGTCTGTATTATCATGTATGCTGATGACATTGTACTGTTAGCCGAGTCCGCAGACGAAATGCAGTTACTTTTGTCTGCCTTGGGTGACTGGTGTTCTATAAACAATATGCATGTTAATTCTACTAAGAGCAACATAGTCCATTTTAGACCCAATTCAGTATCACGTACAACTTATAATTTTGTGTCTGGTTCTAGTCAGTTAACAGCGGTAGATAGATATACTTACCTTGGTGTGCTTTTTCACGAACACTTAGATCTAAATGTTACTGTCAAGTCTGTTGCTCAAAGTGCAAGTCGAGCCCTAGGTTTACTGATTGCTAAATGTAAGATTGTTGGAGGACTCCCATACGatgtatttacaaaactgtaTGACGCAGTTGTTTGGCCTGTTGTTGGTTATAGTGCTCCTCTTTGGGGATATCGGTCATACGCTTGTATTGAGGCTGTACACAACAGGGCTCAGAGATATTTCCTTGGTGTTGGTAAATATACGCCTAACGATGGGTTGGCTGGTGAAATGGGTTGGAAACCCCCGATAGTTCGCCAGTGGAAAAGTATATCACTGTACTGGTCAAAGATAGCATGTATGGACGATAACAGATTTAACAAACGCGCTGCACTCTGGGCATACAGCAATGCAACTCAACTGTGCAAGAactggttttattatgtaaagtcCTTTCTTTTGACAAATgacttaaatatgtatttacgtTTAGATGGTCACATTTGTGCTAGATTCGTGCAAGCTGTTGAGGAACGTGTATATCATAATTTCAAGAGCAAATGGTATGGTAGATTGCAGAACATTATTGGGTCTTCTGGGCATGGTCAAAATAAGCTAAGACTGTATAGGACTTTTAAGTCTGAATATGTAACTgaacaatattgtaaaataattttgccTCTTGCTCATCGGTCAGCTTTTAGTAAATTTAGACTCGGGGTTGCCCCAATTCATATTGAAACTGGTCGGTATGAAGGCCTGAATGTTGGAAGTAGAATTTGCCCTTTTTGTGGAAATAATTCTATAGAAAGTGAGTTGCACGTTATGTTGCACTGTTATGTTTACAATGATCTAAGAGAAGACTTATATACTAAGgctttaatgaaaaataacatatttagtgaTATGCaagatattgataaatataattaccTGTTTTCCAGCACAGATCCAACAAGGATAAGGACCTGTGCCAAAACCTGTTACAGTATTTTACAAAGGCTTCgttttttacttt CTTAG
- the LOC128236905 gene encoding uncharacterized protein LOC128236905: MASKTDVHDISKQIEKLEIEPQFDVSSDLESALSFDGRKDSLSDSNLIPRGAIRTTKPSKLTEPYQTRQLRSDEPYGNQFPNRQSGGQWNHMSQQAHQTGNDTVIENRNASFSAEFAVPTPMNQDTSYLSTRQVSNQDLPSYNENDLDLVLDTIQRDTTSQAGFTTPVDRTMDPRFNELLHSLMEYDNGSQQSTSASTSQFFQKEPFYQKTENSRVLPSSNATPVHRNKHAGKRSSRNLQSESFQPFSSNLTANVSDSTVENCPPQNADSFGSGWPQTYNAETCQAVSHFNVSSSNNILPIISEISSSIPVTPIHIILQGGNQNIAPSATQLTIQSLSQQTGRTIKPNFSRYIESAD; this comes from the coding sequence ATGGCATCTAAAACTGACGTTCATgatatttcaaagcaaatagaGAAGCTTGAAATTGAGCCCCAATTCGACGTATCTTCTGATCTGGAGTCGGCCCTATCGTTCGATGGAAGGAAAGATTCTTTGTCAGACAGCAACCTCATACCGCGTGGTGCAATCAGGACAACTAAACCGAGTAAACTGACTGAACCATATCAAACACGCCAACTTAGATCGGATGAACCATATGGCAACCAGTTTCCAAATAGACAGTCTGGTGGACAATGGAATCATATGTCGCAACAAGCACATCAGACAGGCAACGATACTGTAATTGAAAACCGGAATGCATCTTTTTCTGCCGAATTTGCAGTGCCAACACCTATGAATCAGGATACCAGTTATCTTTCAACACGTCAAGTGTCCAATCAAGACCTTCCTTCCTATAATGAAAATGACTTGGACCTTGTTCTGGACACTATTCAAAGAGATACCACGTCACAAGCTGGGTTCACAACACCAGTAGATAGAACAATGGATCCGCGTTTCAACGAATTGTTACATAGTCTAATGGAATACGACAATGGGTCACAACAGTCTACCTCGGCCAGCACGAGTCAATTCTTTCAAAAAGagccattttatcaaaaaacagAAAACAGTCGCGTATTGCCATCATCAAATGCAACACCGGTTCATCGAAATAAACATGCTGGAAAAAGATCGTCCCGAAATCTGCAGTCGGAGTCTTTTCAACCGTTTTCATCGAACTTAACTGCAAACGTTTCCGATTCGACAGTAGAAAATTGTCCACCCCAAAATGCAGATTCATTTGGCAGCGGTTGGCCACAAACTTATAATGCAGAAACTTGTCAAGCTGtttcacattttaatgtttcttcAAGTAATAACATACTTCCAATAATCAGTGAGATTTCAAGTAGCATCCCAGTGACTCcaattcatattattttacaagGGGGTAACCAGAATATTGCCCCAAGTGCTACTCAGCTTACCATTCAATCACTGAGCCAGCAGACGGGCAGAACCATTAAACCCAACTTTTCTAGATACATTGAATCAGCAGACTAG